Proteins from one Bacteroides mediterraneensis genomic window:
- a CDS encoding glycoside hydrolase family 43 protein, giving the protein MGVALLSSLTVAAQNPIIQTSYTADPAPLVYNDRLYLYTSHDEDGSTWFTMNDWKLYSTDDMVNWTEHPMPLSFKTFEWAGGDAWAAQCMERNGKFYMYVPVTDLKGETAIGVAVSDSPYGPFYDPLGAPLVQAEYGNIDPTVFIDDDGQAYLYWGNPNCYYVKLNEDMISYEGGIHAVPMKPEAFGSREGDPQRPTLYEEAPWLYKRQGMYYLFYAGGPVPEHLAYATSKGPEGPWNYGGTLMATEGGSFTNHPGIADFRGKTYLFYHDASLPGGSGFTRSVCVRELDFQADGKIPCVKMVKEGVTESLKPLCPYRKVEAETVAWSEKMKSSYNAQVGVFITALADGAYTKVRSVDFGEKAPSRFSARLSTTHNAEITMEVRLDGLDGQVLAKIKVPRTGGSDRWRVVEAQIPQVTGVHDLYFIFRGKVPKDLAYFDYWKLNY; this is encoded by the coding sequence ATGGGGGTAGCTCTGTTGTCCAGTTTGACTGTGGCTGCGCAAAATCCTATTATTCAGACTTCTTATACAGCCGATCCGGCTCCTTTGGTATATAATGACCGATTGTATCTTTATACCAGTCACGATGAAGATGGGTCTACTTGGTTTACCATGAATGACTGGAAACTTTATTCTACAGATGATATGGTAAATTGGACGGAACATCCCATGCCTTTGTCTTTTAAAACATTTGAGTGGGCAGGAGGAGATGCCTGGGCGGCTCAGTGTATGGAACGTAACGGGAAATTTTATATGTATGTACCTGTGACGGATTTGAAGGGGGAGACTGCCATCGGAGTGGCTGTGTCCGACAGTCCTTATGGACCTTTCTATGACCCGTTGGGAGCTCCGCTTGTGCAGGCTGAATACGGAAATATCGATCCTACCGTCTTTATCGATGACGACGGACAGGCTTATTTGTATTGGGGAAATCCCAATTGTTATTATGTGAAGTTGAACGAGGATATGATTTCTTATGAAGGGGGCATACATGCGGTACCGATGAAACCGGAAGCCTTTGGAAGCAGGGAGGGAGATCCGCAGCGTCCTACGCTGTATGAAGAGGCTCCTTGGTTGTATAAGCGTCAGGGAATGTACTATCTTTTCTATGCAGGAGGACCGGTGCCTGAACATCTGGCTTATGCCACATCAAAAGGTCCGGAAGGTCCGTGGAATTACGGAGGTACATTGATGGCTACTGAAGGAGGAAGTTTTACGAACCATCCGGGTATTGCCGATTTCAGAGGAAAAACTTATTTATTTTATCATGACGCTTCTCTACCGGGTGGAAGTGGTTTTACTCGTTCTGTGTGTGTCAGAGAGTTGGACTTCCAGGCAGATGGGAAGATTCCGTGTGTGAAGATGGTGAAAGAGGGAGTCACAGAAAGCTTGAAACCTCTTTGTCCATACCGGAAGGTAGAAGCAGAGACCGTGGCGTGGTCGGAAAAAATGAAAAGTTCATATAACGCTCAAGTTGGGGTTTTCATTACTGCTTTAGCGGATGGAGCTTATACAAAAGTTCGGTCTGTGGATTTCGGTGAAAAGGCTCCGTCTCGTTTTTCAGCGCGTTTGTCTACTACTCACAATGCAGAGATTACGATGGAGGTGCGTCTTGACGGACTGGATGGACAGGTGTTGGCAAAGATAAAGGTGCCGCGGACTGGTGGAAGCGACCGTTGGCGGGTTGTGGAAGCACAGATACCGCAAGTGACTGGAGTACACGACCTGTATTTTATTTTTAGGGGGAAAGTTCCGAAAGATTTGGCTTATTTCGATTATTGGAAACTGAATTATTAA
- a CDS encoding glycoside hydrolase family 43 protein, whose translation MNISKILWLCGSCGLLSCLNVNAQQPIIQTKYTADPAPMVYNDTVFLYTTHDENDAEGFKMQDWLLYTSTDMVNWTDHGAVASLKSFDWVKRDNGAWAEQVVERNGKFYMYCPIHGNGIGVLVSDSPYGPFKDPLGKPLVWQKEHWDDIDPTVFIDEDGQAYMYWGNPNCYYVKLNEDMISYSGDIVKLKETPEHYQEGPWFYKRNGHYYLAFASTCCPEGIGYAMSDSPIGPWTTRGYIMRPTVRSRGNHPGIMDYKRKSYVFGLNYDLLKLETDTHYERRSVSVAEMHYNEDGTIQEVPYWADTKLEQVGTFNPFRKVEAETMAWGYGLKTAPNADKSLSVVDVNNGEYICVRGVDFGKNKARRFEVSALPLEGGNLKIRLDAPDGKIVGNVTIPQRNETSKYQLYSCEVNAVSGVHDLYLSFEGENKKDLFELDYWEFKRK comes from the coding sequence ATGAATATTAGTAAGATTCTATGGTTATGTGGTAGCTGCGGATTATTGAGTTGTTTGAATGTAAATGCGCAGCAGCCGATTATTCAGACAAAGTATACAGCCGATCCGGCACCGATGGTATACAATGATACGGTATTTCTTTATACGACTCATGATGAAAACGATGCGGAAGGATTTAAGATGCAGGATTGGTTGTTGTACACTTCTACGGATATGGTAAACTGGACCGACCATGGAGCAGTGGCTTCACTCAAAAGTTTCGATTGGGTGAAACGTGACAATGGAGCTTGGGCCGAGCAAGTGGTTGAACGCAATGGAAAATTCTATATGTATTGCCCGATTCATGGAAATGGCATCGGTGTACTGGTGTCCGACAGTCCTTACGGACCGTTCAAAGACCCTCTTGGGAAACCTCTGGTATGGCAGAAAGAACACTGGGATGACATTGATCCAACTGTCTTTATCGATGAGGACGGACAAGCTTATATGTACTGGGGAAATCCTAATTGTTATTATGTGAAATTGAATGAGGATATGATTTCGTATTCTGGAGATATCGTGAAATTGAAGGAAACACCGGAGCATTATCAGGAAGGACCGTGGTTCTATAAACGCAATGGACACTACTATCTGGCTTTTGCTTCTACCTGTTGTCCGGAAGGTATCGGCTATGCCATGAGTGACAGCCCTATAGGTCCGTGGACGACCAGAGGATATATCATGCGTCCTACAGTCAGGAGCCGTGGAAACCATCCGGGTATTATGGATTATAAACGGAAATCGTATGTTTTTGGCTTGAATTATGACTTGTTGAAACTGGAGACGGATACTCATTATGAACGTCGTTCGGTTTCGGTGGCTGAGATGCATTATAATGAAGATGGAACCATTCAGGAAGTGCCTTATTGGGCAGACACCAAACTGGAGCAGGTGGGTACCTTCAATCCTTTCCGAAAGGTAGAGGCTGAAACGATGGCTTGGGGATATGGATTGAAAACAGCTCCCAATGCGGATAAATCTCTTTCGGTGGTAGATGTGAATAATGGAGAGTACATCTGTGTACGTGGAGTAGACTTTGGAAAGAATAAGGCCCGTCGCTTTGAGGTTTCCGCCTTGCCTCTTGAGGGAGGAAATCTGAAGATTCGTTTGGATGCTCCGGATGGAAAGATTGTTGGAAACGTAACTATACCGCAGAGAAACGAAACGTCCAAATATCAACTTTATTCCTGTGAGGTCAATGCGGTCAGTGGAGTCCATGATTTGTATCTTAGTTTTGAAGGTGAGAATAAGAAGGACTTGTTTGAGTTGGATTATTGGGAATTCAAACGTAAGTGA
- a CDS encoding glycoside hydrolase family 97 protein: MMCITGLYAGEKDVLSPDGRLKVVVSDEGGMPSYQVFYDGVAFIKKSPLGMKTTIGDFTSSLSLGSEIKEASIRKNYRLPNIKKSKVEYAAESAVIPFTKEGRTAFDVEFRVSNNDVAFRYTVYPKQDILCCVVQQEATGFVLPEGTTTFLCPQSGPMGGFARTSPSYETPYTVDDTMGKNGWGEGYTFPCLFKNSDKGWILISETGVNSYYCGSRLMGHENGLYTIGFPQEGEFNGNGTTSPGIALPGKTPWRTITLGPTLAPIVETTVPFDVVEPLYEPSKDYAAEYGCGTWSWIIAGDASMNMDDQKRYIDFCAAMGYRTVLVDALWDTQVGYDKIEELAAYAKQKNVGLYLWYNSNGYWNDAPQGPRGKMSNIIARRKEMKWMQRIGIKGIKVDFVGSDKQVTMQLYEDILADANDYGLLVIFHGCTIPRGWERMYPNYAASEAVLASENMNFSQGSCDAEAFNACIHPFVRNTIGSMDFGGSTLNKYYNAKNEPGGRMRVTSDVFALATAVLFQSPVQHFALAPNNLTDAPAWAVDFMKKVPTTWDEVKFIDGYPGKYIVMARKHAGKWYVAGINAQDETVNLKIDVSSLFAAGEVVCVYEDNDKLAGSVKEQVISKKQVVNLSIPKNGGIVITRK, translated from the coding sequence ATGATGTGTATAACAGGGTTATATGCAGGTGAAAAAGATGTGTTAAGTCCTGATGGACGTTTGAAAGTGGTTGTTTCAGATGAAGGTGGAATGCCTTCTTATCAGGTATTCTATGACGGAGTGGCTTTTATCAAGAAGTCTCCGTTGGGCATGAAGACCACTATCGGTGATTTTACGTCTTCTTTGTCATTGGGAAGTGAAATCAAGGAGGCTTCTATCCGGAAAAACTACCGCTTGCCCAACATCAAAAAAAGTAAGGTGGAATATGCTGCTGAATCGGCTGTCATTCCGTTTACGAAAGAAGGGAGAACTGCTTTTGATGTAGAATTCCGGGTAAGTAACAATGATGTGGCTTTTAGATATACAGTGTATCCTAAGCAGGATATCTTGTGTTGTGTTGTGCAGCAGGAAGCTACGGGTTTTGTGTTGCCGGAAGGAACGACTACCTTCTTGTGCCCGCAAAGTGGACCGATGGGTGGTTTTGCCCGAACTTCTCCCAGCTATGAGACTCCATATACAGTAGATGATACGATGGGAAAGAACGGTTGGGGAGAAGGATATACTTTCCCTTGCTTGTTTAAAAATTCGGACAAAGGATGGATTTTAATTTCTGAAACCGGAGTGAACAGCTATTATTGTGGCAGTCGCCTGATGGGGCACGAGAACGGACTTTATACCATTGGTTTCCCGCAGGAAGGTGAATTTAACGGCAATGGTACGACTTCTCCGGGCATTGCATTGCCAGGAAAAACTCCATGGCGTACCATAACCTTGGGGCCAACGTTGGCTCCTATCGTAGAAACAACCGTACCGTTTGATGTGGTAGAACCTTTGTATGAACCGTCGAAAGATTATGCGGCTGAATATGGTTGTGGAACTTGGAGCTGGATTATTGCGGGAGATGCCAGTATGAATATGGACGACCAGAAGCGTTACATAGATTTCTGTGCAGCGATGGGTTACCGTACGGTACTGGTCGATGCGCTCTGGGATACGCAGGTGGGCTACGACAAAATAGAAGAACTGGCAGCTTATGCCAAGCAGAAGAATGTAGGCTTGTATTTGTGGTATAATTCCAATGGATACTGGAATGATGCGCCTCAAGGTCCTCGTGGAAAGATGAGTAACATTATCGCCCGTCGGAAAGAAATGAAGTGGATGCAGCGTATTGGTATCAAGGGAATCAAGGTTGACTTTGTGGGTAGTGACAAGCAGGTTACCATGCAGCTTTACGAAGATATTCTGGCCGATGCAAATGATTATGGACTCTTGGTCATTTTTCATGGATGCACCATTCCACGTGGATGGGAGCGTATGTATCCTAATTATGCGGCCAGTGAAGCGGTATTGGCCAGTGAGAACATGAATTTCTCGCAGGGAAGTTGTGATGCGGAAGCATTCAATGCATGCATTCATCCGTTTGTGCGCAACACGATTGGGAGCATGGATTTTGGAGGAAGTACTTTGAATAAATATTATAATGCGAAAAATGAGCCGGGTGGACGGATGAGAGTCACTTCTGATGTGTTTGCACTGGCTACGGCAGTATTGTTTCAGAGTCCGGTACAACATTTTGCATTGGCACCTAATAATCTGACGGATGCTCCGGCTTGGGCAGTCGATTTCATGAAGAAGGTGCCTACCACATGGGATGAGGTAAAGTTTATAGACGGATATCCTGGAAAATATATCGTAATGGCACGTAAACATGCCGGTAAGTGGTATGTGGCAGGTATTAATGCACAGGATGAAACCGTTAATTTGAAGATTGATGTTTCGTCCTTGTTTGCGGCAGGAGAGGTTGTCTGTGTGTATGAAGATAATGATAAACTGGCAGGCTCTGTCAAGGAACAGGTTATCAGTAAGAAACAAGTTGTGAACCTTTCTATTCCTAAAAATGGGGGTATAGTAATTACTCGGAAATAA
- a CDS encoding glycoside hydrolase family 43 protein, producing the protein MISNKVILTALGGLISPMLLAQNPIVQTCYTTDPAPMVHDGRLYVYTGHDEDKADFFWMQEWRVYSTEDMVNWTDHGSPLAIESFEWADDRAWAAQCIERHGKFYWYVCLHSKLTGAMAIGVAVGDSPVGPFRDAIGKPLCDGSWDYIDPTVYVDDDGSAFLYWGNPNIYYAELNEDMISIKGEVKKQDQTVDSFGAPNPEKRVKGEKYKDIYTEGPWFYKRKDNYYLLYAAGGVPEHIAYSMSKSPVGPWKYMGEIMPLQDTGSFTNHCGVIDYKGNSYFFYHTGKLPGGGGFGRSVAVEEFKYNADGTFPVINATQEGVKPIGTFNPYQRAEAETMAFSEGVKTEPNDQTGIYVSDIHNGDYLKVREVDLGKKGAGRLEVCVASALRGGTIEVHADSIGGTLIAEVQVPHTGGWEMWKTLETAVKQDGKPVSGVHDLYFCFKGRKGCKLFNFDWWRMSE; encoded by the coding sequence ATGATAAGCAATAAAGTAATATTGACAGCATTGGGAGGATTGATTTCTCCCATGCTGTTGGCGCAGAATCCGATTGTGCAGACCTGCTATACGACAGATCCGGCTCCTATGGTACACGATGGCAGACTTTATGTGTATACAGGACATGATGAGGACAAAGCTGATTTTTTCTGGATGCAGGAATGGAGGGTATACTCTACGGAGGATATGGTCAACTGGACTGACCATGGTTCTCCGCTTGCCATAGAGTCTTTTGAATGGGCGGATGACCGGGCATGGGCTGCGCAGTGCATAGAACGTCATGGCAAATTCTATTGGTATGTCTGCCTGCATTCGAAACTTACAGGAGCGATGGCCATTGGTGTCGCAGTGGGTGACTCGCCTGTGGGACCTTTCCGGGATGCCATTGGAAAACCGCTTTGTGACGGTAGTTGGGATTATATTGATCCTACCGTGTATGTTGATGACGATGGAAGTGCTTTCTTGTATTGGGGAAATCCAAATATCTATTATGCGGAATTGAATGAGGATATGATATCCATCAAGGGAGAGGTAAAAAAGCAGGACCAGACTGTGGACAGTTTCGGGGCTCCGAATCCGGAAAAGCGTGTGAAGGGAGAAAAATATAAGGATATCTATACGGAAGGTCCGTGGTTCTACAAACGAAAGGATAATTATTATTTGCTGTATGCGGCAGGAGGTGTTCCTGAACATATTGCATATTCCATGAGTAAGTCGCCGGTGGGGCCTTGGAAGTATATGGGAGAAATTATGCCTTTGCAGGATACAGGTTCATTTACGAATCATTGCGGAGTGATTGATTATAAAGGAAATTCTTATTTCTTTTATCATACCGGAAAGTTGCCGGGAGGAGGTGGATTCGGACGTTCAGTAGCTGTGGAAGAGTTTAAGTATAATGCAGACGGAACTTTTCCTGTGATCAATGCTACGCAAGAAGGCGTAAAACCGATAGGCACCTTCAATCCTTATCAACGAGCGGAAGCGGAGACCATGGCTTTTTCTGAAGGAGTGAAGACGGAACCGAATGACCAGACAGGAATCTATGTGTCGGACATCCATAACGGTGATTACCTGAAGGTGAGGGAAGTTGATTTAGGAAAGAAGGGGGCCGGCAGATTGGAAGTCTGTGTAGCCAGTGCGTTGAGGGGTGGAACCATTGAAGTGCATGCTGACAGTATAGGTGGAACGTTGATTGCGGAAGTGCAAGTTCCGCATACCGGAGGATGGGAAATGTGGAAGACTTTGGAAACCGCGGTGAAACAAGATGGAAAGCCTGTTTCGGGCGTGCATGATTTGTACTTCTGTTTTAAAGGTAGAAAGGGATGTAAGCTTTTCAATTTTGATTGGTGGAGAATGTCTGAGTGA
- a CDS encoding TIM-barrel domain-containing protein, translating into MKAIILTGILSFASVLSSSGILLAGNVLTKTARGLKLNMEEDKLVTEIVFYTPEIARVVKYPSSSDTIPERNNLSVVLAPRKCKLSYGETDGKYTVTSSEVMVLLDKETGNVSFQTKHGAELLEEQEKPVLIQYKEGVNTGDYRIKQVFKLDKDEPIYGLGQMQSGKLSQRNQDKYLIQGNVEDVVTFFQSVKGYGIFWDNYSPTWFVDNEKATFFESEVGEFIDYYFMTGGNADGVIANMRELTGQVPMLPLWTYGFWQSRERYKSQNEIVGVVSKYRELQVPLDGIIQDWQYWGGNYLWNAMEFLNGEFWNPQKMIEDIHGMNAKAIISIWSSFGPMTKLYKELDEKGMLFNFQTWPLAGPDLWPPREDYLSGVRVYDAYNPKARDIYWKYANKGLFALGMDGWWMDSTEPDHLNFKDEDLNEETFLGSFRKVRNAYPLMSVGGVYDHQRKASSDKRVFILTRSAFAGQQRYGANTWTGDIQGTWDSFKRQIPAGLNFSLSAIPNWNTDIGGFFLGEYPKKLADPDYKELYVRWLQFGAFCPMMRSHGADAPREIYQFGKKGEPYYDAIAKFIHLRYSLLPYIYSLSWEVTSRQSTFLRALVMDFPKDKNVWDMNNEYMFGKSILVKPVTDPMYTGMQGEERVSDFSSLKSTEVYLPEGADWYDYWTGEKLAGGVSVQKEVPLDVMPLYVKSGSIIPIGPEVQYAQQKSWQQLDIHIYPGADGTFCLYEDEFDNYNYEKGAYSEIWMKWNDKKRTFTIESRKDEYQGMLHERTFVLKTADGKEKTINYTGKKINVKL; encoded by the coding sequence ATGAAAGCTATCATTTTGACGGGCATTCTATCGTTTGCTTCTGTTCTGTCTTCTTCTGGAATACTGTTGGCTGGAAATGTGCTTACAAAAACTGCACGTGGGCTTAAATTGAATATGGAGGAAGATAAGCTGGTGACAGAAATTGTATTTTATACCCCCGAAATAGCTCGGGTGGTGAAATATCCTTCTTCTTCTGATACGATACCAGAGCGTAATAATCTTTCAGTGGTATTGGCTCCTCGTAAATGCAAACTTTCTTATGGGGAGACCGACGGGAAGTATACCGTTACGTCATCGGAAGTAATGGTGTTGCTGGATAAGGAAACAGGGAATGTATCTTTCCAAACCAAACATGGAGCCGAGTTGCTGGAAGAACAGGAAAAACCTGTGTTAATACAATATAAAGAAGGAGTAAATACGGGCGATTACCGTATCAAACAGGTCTTTAAGTTGGATAAAGATGAGCCTATTTATGGTTTGGGGCAGATGCAGAGTGGAAAACTCAGTCAGCGGAATCAGGATAAGTATCTTATTCAAGGAAACGTGGAAGATGTGGTCACATTCTTCCAGTCTGTGAAAGGATATGGTATATTTTGGGACAATTATTCTCCTACTTGGTTTGTTGATAATGAAAAGGCCACCTTTTTTGAATCGGAAGTAGGAGAGTTCATCGATTATTATTTCATGACCGGTGGTAATGCCGACGGGGTAATAGCCAATATGCGTGAACTGACAGGTCAGGTACCGATGCTCCCTCTTTGGACTTATGGTTTCTGGCAGAGTCGGGAAAGATATAAGAGTCAGAATGAGATTGTAGGAGTGGTGAGCAAGTATCGTGAGTTGCAGGTTCCGCTCGACGGTATCATCCAGGACTGGCAGTATTGGGGTGGAAATTATCTGTGGAATGCCATGGAATTCCTGAACGGGGAGTTTTGGAATCCTCAAAAAATGATAGAGGATATTCATGGCATGAATGCCAAGGCTATAATCTCTATCTGGTCTTCTTTTGGACCGATGACAAAGCTTTATAAGGAACTGGATGAGAAGGGGATGCTTTTCAATTTCCAGACATGGCCTTTGGCTGGACCTGATTTGTGGCCTCCACGGGAAGATTATTTGTCGGGGGTACGGGTTTACGATGCCTATAATCCAAAAGCCCGTGATATCTATTGGAAATATGCGAACAAAGGACTGTTTGCCTTGGGAATGGATGGCTGGTGGATGGATTCTACGGAACCTGACCATCTGAACTTCAAGGATGAAGATCTGAATGAAGAGACTTTCTTGGGAAGTTTCCGGAAAGTGCGTAATGCGTATCCGTTGATGTCGGTTGGAGGGGTATACGACCATCAGCGCAAGGCCTCTTCCGATAAACGTGTGTTTATTTTGACTCGTTCCGCATTTGCCGGACAACAGCGATATGGGGCGAATACATGGACGGGAGATATTCAAGGGACATGGGATTCTTTTAAGCGGCAGATTCCGGCTGGATTGAATTTCTCTCTTTCTGCCATTCCGAACTGGAATACGGATATAGGGGGATTCTTCTTGGGTGAATATCCGAAGAAACTGGCAGACCCGGATTATAAGGAACTGTATGTAAGGTGGCTGCAGTTTGGTGCCTTTTGTCCGATGATGCGTTCGCACGGTGCGGATGCGCCTCGTGAAATCTATCAGTTCGGGAAAAAAGGAGAGCCTTACTATGATGCGATTGCGAAGTTTATTCATCTTCGTTACTCCTTGTTGCCGTACATCTATTCTCTTTCTTGGGAAGTCACTTCACGTCAGTCTACTTTTTTGCGGGCGCTGGTAATGGATTTTCCAAAAGACAAGAATGTGTGGGACATGAACAATGAGTATATGTTCGGGAAGTCCATTCTGGTGAAGCCTGTAACGGACCCGATGTACACTGGAATGCAGGGCGAAGAGCGTGTTTCTGATTTTTCATCACTGAAGTCTACCGAGGTGTATTTGCCGGAGGGAGCAGACTGGTATGATTATTGGACTGGAGAGAAACTGGCAGGAGGTGTATCTGTGCAGAAAGAAGTTCCTTTGGATGTGATGCCTTTGTATGTAAAATCTGGAAGTATTATTCCTATCGGACCGGAGGTGCAGTATGCCCAGCAGAAATCATGGCAACAGCTGGATATTCATATTTATCCTGGTGCAGATGGTACTTTCTGTTTGTATGAAGATGAGTTTGATAACTATAATTACGAAAAGGGGGCTTATTCAGAAATATGGATGAAATGGAATGACAAAAAGCGTACCTTTACGATTGAAAGCAGAAAAGACGAATATCAAGGAATGCTCCACGAACGGACTTTCGTCTTGAAAACGGCAGATGGAAAAGAAAAAACAATTAATTATACGGGTAAAAAAATCAATGTAAAATTATGA
- a CDS encoding TlpA disulfide reductase family protein — MKQKVRTYKTKMVGYRYIKLCLFIALFSLSTSAQNVNKVVERTVVNPSFKARTGSINTITKVEMTDADTKLFVHVVFRPHWWVCLDSTIYLEDVSTGLRYQTTGIEGMKFGERFFMPDSGETDVVLTFPPLPESVKMVNWIRPDSSEDNTYGIDLTKDGEGLGVSEKRERWLAQNPQTGTSVGRKEGFTHFFHSDTTYVTGVLDHYDPILGFDTGIIYVQDMLEDKDRPVVIKIHPDGKLEGKVFLEHPSRCLMVIGENNSLHRNIYLEPGKTLSLYIDFEDMLARSRARDWNYPLSNLMYGDELGEINRQLAEAPEFTLGYLEMKEMESKLAPKQVREKWDEAVSLWHDKLSQYMDKQQVCLKVRQLLPLDEKISGAYWLLDYAMDYTYGLANDTTGKAPLPMEFFSFLRDMPLNDEKILAVNKASIFINRFAFMDWLQKQAYEKLKACYGMVIPSDMTPLQTAERMFYPYKIQTEILMEYLNMTEIPFLWQLVLCNKICTVLEAEANKKVTQQDLKTTQTMSCLKDSFCAMITYPVLTQAIESSYREYLKKQPYQLPPCEGTDIFRKITESYKGKILLVDFWSTGCGPCRFAIERSADLRAKWRGHKDVQFIFITSEGESPEKPYKEYVEKNLKGEAVYRIPSSDYQRLRELFSFNGIPRYILVGRDGKIISNDYQHIYLSEALEKDLKALGVNLDEEKEK; from the coding sequence TTGAAACAAAAAGTAAGAACTTATAAAACAAAAATGGTGGGATATCGTTACATAAAACTTTGTTTGTTTATCGCTTTGTTTTCTTTATCCACTTCTGCTCAAAATGTGAACAAAGTGGTGGAAAGGACGGTGGTAAATCCTTCTTTCAAAGCGAGAACCGGGAGTATCAATACGATAACTAAGGTGGAAATGACGGATGCTGATACTAAATTGTTCGTACATGTGGTATTTCGTCCTCACTGGTGGGTTTGCCTGGACAGTACGATTTATTTGGAAGATGTGTCTACAGGTTTACGTTACCAAACAACAGGGATAGAAGGGATGAAGTTTGGTGAACGGTTTTTCATGCCGGATTCGGGAGAAACGGATGTGGTCTTGACTTTTCCTCCGTTGCCGGAATCGGTAAAAATGGTGAACTGGATTCGGCCAGATTCGTCAGAAGATAATACATACGGCATTGATCTGACAAAAGATGGAGAAGGGTTGGGTGTTTCTGAAAAACGAGAAAGATGGCTTGCTCAAAATCCACAGACGGGAACGTCAGTCGGAAGGAAGGAGGGATTTACTCATTTCTTTCACTCGGATACGACTTATGTGACTGGGGTACTTGATCATTATGATCCTATATTGGGATTTGATACCGGTATCATTTATGTACAAGATATGCTGGAAGATAAAGACCGGCCAGTAGTCATAAAGATTCATCCGGACGGAAAATTAGAGGGAAAAGTATTTTTGGAGCATCCTTCCCGATGTTTAATGGTGATAGGAGAAAATAATTCACTGCATAGAAACATTTATCTTGAACCAGGAAAGACTTTGTCGCTGTATATCGATTTTGAAGATATGCTTGCCCGCAGCAGAGCTAGAGACTGGAACTATCCGTTGTCCAATCTGATGTATGGAGATGAGTTGGGTGAGATAAACCGACAACTTGCCGAAGCACCGGAGTTTACGCTTGGCTATCTGGAAATGAAAGAAATGGAAAGTAAGTTGGCTCCAAAGCAGGTACGTGAGAAATGGGATGAAGCTGTGAGTTTATGGCACGATAAGCTGTCTCAATACATGGATAAGCAACAGGTATGTCTTAAGGTCCGACAGTTGTTGCCATTGGATGAAAAGATATCTGGAGCATATTGGTTACTGGATTACGCGATGGATTATACTTATGGGTTAGCGAATGATACTACCGGAAAAGCACCGTTACCCATGGAGTTTTTCAGCTTTTTGCGCGATATGCCGCTTAATGATGAAAAAATTTTGGCTGTAAATAAAGCTTCCATCTTTATCAATCGTTTTGCGTTTATGGATTGGTTGCAAAAGCAGGCGTATGAAAAACTCAAAGCATGCTATGGAATGGTAATTCCATCTGATATGACTCCTTTACAGACTGCGGAGAGAATGTTTTATCCTTATAAAATACAGACAGAGATTCTGATGGAGTATTTGAATATGACTGAAATACCTTTTTTGTGGCAGCTGGTTTTGTGCAATAAGATTTGTACAGTGTTGGAGGCGGAAGCTAACAAAAAAGTGACTCAGCAGGATTTGAAAACGACACAGACGATGTCGTGTCTGAAGGATTCTTTCTGTGCAATGATTACTTATCCTGTGCTGACACAGGCAATAGAAAGCTCTTATCGGGAGTATCTCAAGAAGCAACCTTACCAACTACCCCCTTGTGAAGGAACGGATATTTTTCGAAAAATTACGGAATCTTATAAAGGGAAGATTTTGTTGGTTGATTTTTGGTCGACCGGTTGTGGCCCATGTCGGTTTGCTATTGAGAGAAGTGCAGACTTGAGAGCGAAATGGAGAGGGCATAAAGATGTGCAGTTCATATTTATAACCAGTGAAGGTGAGTCTCCGGAGAAACCTTATAAAGAATATGTAGAAAAGAATTTAAAAGGAGAGGCTGTCTATCGCATTCCGTCATCCGACTATCAGCGCTTGCGTGAATTATTTAGTTTCAATGGCATTCCACGTTATATACTTGTGGGACGCGATGGAAAAATCATTTCGAATGATTATCAGCATATTTATCTGTCTGAAGCATTGGAGAAGGATTTGAAGGCCTTGGGAGTGAATTTGGATGAAGAAAAAGAAAAATAG